The DNA window CAGAAGCAGGAGCATTGCTGAGATCGCCTGCAAGTATGCATCAAAAAAGATTGCGGAGGATAATAACGGATATGACAGCCGATCTGAGCCCCTTTACGCTTATAATGGTGTATTGAGGTCGGAGATAGATGGTTTCAGTGTAGAAGTTGCCATTGAGCCTCTTGATGACAGGATCCCTATAAACGGTATTTTGCTGCCGGATAAGGTCACCATAAGGTCTGAGTACTCCGACGCATGGGATAGGATATGGGAGAATGTGGGTTTCCCCTGGCTTTCCGCGGTAGTTTTGGATTTCATTGACTCCGACAGCAGCCAAAAGCTGGAAGGAAGCGAAAGGGATACAAGCATCAACCGCGAACTGAGCGATCTTGCCGAGCTCAGACTGATAAATGAGATAGACGATGGGGTGCTGTGGGGTACAAAGGACATCCCCGTAGGACTGGCAGGATATCTTACCGTTTACGGAAAAGAAAAGGTCAATATCAACACCGCTTCGCCACAGGTGATAGCAATAATGGACGAGAAGATCGACATTGCCCAGGCTCGGAATTTTGCCGCGTTAAGGATGATGTATCCTATAAGAAGCCTGGATGATATGAAAAAGATTCCTAACATTCCTGTGGAAGTCATTACAAAGCTTTCTAATGTTATCGCTTTTGAAAGCTCTTATTTTCGTCTGAATATCAATGTATCATATGGAAATGATAAGGAAAGGAATTTCAGGATCATACTAAAACGGGGAAACGAATCTTGCAGCGTGGTGCGATGGGAGGAATAGGCAAGGCAGATGACAATTTTCAACAAACTGAAAGACTCATTATCACAAAATGCGAGGAGCAATGCAAAAATGGATGATAATATCCGTTTCTGTACTGAAGAGGATATTGTCGATCGCAATGTGACCCTGCCTTCCGCACAGAACGGACGGACCATCGCGCTCCTTCAGCTCAGGACGCTCTCAGTCCACCCTTTTTCCTTCCCTTTCGGAAAAAACGGGAGGGTGAGAGATGCCCTGAAGATGTCATTCAGGTATGCGCTCGGAAACGATGACGATTCCATCCTCATGATACCCCAGGTGACAGAACAGGGAACTGACAAAACTGAAGGAGTCGTATGGTTCGTTTCGAAGGCCGAAATAGAGGAAACAGAAGGAAGGCTGGGCGACGGGATCACTTTCTGGCCGGCTCCACTGGCTTTGTTCCATGAGACAGGAGGCAATGGCCTGGCAATATGGAACGCTGACAGCGGAACCTCCGGAATGCTTTTTAAGGACCGGTCTCCTCTTCTATACAGATGGACACCTTGTGCAGAAAACTCCGTGAATGACCTTGAGAAATGGTTTGTCGATTACTCCCGATCCGCGGACATCCCGATAAATAATATCATCCTTGCAGAAAGATCATCTCTTTCTGCAAGAAGTATCCAAAAAGCAGGAAGAGAGACCCTGAGGTCATTAACGGGCTCGGTCTCCCTTGATCTTTCAACTAAAAGCGCCGACAGCGCCAAAAAACTGGAATTTTTTTTCGCCGCAGCCTTCAGCACAGCCAGAGCTGCGGTCTTCCTTGGACTCTTGTTTCTTGTCCTTTCGGCAGGAGCTTTTTTTTACAGCATACTGAACAGTGATCATTTTGAGGACGTTCCCTTTGAAATTTACGGGATCGCTTTTGGAGAGAGATCCAACAGCCCTCTGGCATCTTCAGCAGCAAGGGTAAAAAACCTGGGCGCCAACGGAACTAACATGAGTCTGGAACAGACTCTGGACAACATAGCAACCGTGTGGAAAACATCTGCTTCAACAGACTCTCTGAAACTTGATGCGATCAGATACGGAACTGAGCGCACTGAGATACAGGGCACTGCGACCGGCAGCGGTCCAGTCGAGTCTCTTCGGGATTCCCTGAATAAAAACGGCTTCAATGCAAAGATCTCCGACATCCAACAGATCCCCGGGTCTGGAATGCGTTTTTCCATAGGTCTTGAGAGTTCGGAAGGGAGCGGGCAGAAATGATCGAAGAGATAAGGGGACTGCCTGAGACAAAAAAACTGATACGCCTTGGACTGCTTGCCCTTTTAGTCTGGACAGCGGGGACAGCGTTCTTCCTGGAAGCTTCATCCATTCTGAACAGCAGCAAAGATAGGGTCATGGACACAGGAAAGATCCTTGATGCGGCAAATACCTTTTACTCGTATCCTTCACGAACTTCTGCAGAGGGAAAAGAGCCTTTGTCACTCCTTACGGATGCGATAAATGAACTCAGCCTGAAAGACCGTGTGGGGCTGATGAACTCAGGATCGTCGGGGCTGACTGTCCAGATGACTGAACTGAACGGAGCCGAATTTGTATCTTTCCTGAAGCGTCTCTCTGAAAAGGGCCTTCAGGTGAACACAGCCGATATAAGAGCTATAACTTCCGCTCAAAAGGGAAGGCTCATCAACGCATCAATGCTGATAGGAGCAAACAGCGATGGCTCTTTATAAACCTCTTAAGATCATTTTTGCAGGACTGTGCGGCCTCATTGCAGGTATGGTCCTTTTTTTCCCATGGGACTCAGCTGCAGAGTATGCCGCGAGCAGGGCAGCCGCGACAGCTTCGGAAAAAAACATTTTTCTCTCATTCCAAAATATTTATACTGAGGGTCTTCTGGACAGGAAATTCATCTGCAGAGGCTTCACAGCCGATATGCCCGCTGTGTCGATCAAAGTCAGCGAAGCCAGAGTGGACCCGATGTTCATAAGGTCTCTGATATCCGCTTCCAAAACCGGGACTCTGTCCTTTGGCAGGGGAGAGATCACAACGGTAACAAAGCAAAAGCTCAAATGGACCTCCGGCACTGCAAATATAAAATCCAACGGAGACACCCTATATATCGATGACATTACGCTTACCGGTGACGTATCGGCAAAGGGCTTTATTAATATTTCAAATGAGACAGGTAATATAGTAAACGCAGATATAACCGCCCGTTTTCCCGATGAGTTTGACAGGGCGCTTCAGATGCTGAGCAATATGCAGGTGCTCCCCCTGACAAAGATCAGCTCCGGAGAATGGAGGATATCAAGGTGAAAGAAGACCTGAGATGCCGTTTGTCCGAATTAAAAAATGAGATGTATGAGCTGTTCAAAAACGGATACACCTCTGGCGGCAAACTGCAGTCAAAGGGCGTTGTTGTACCTGCCGTGTCATTTCTTGCAGGTCTCATCATCGCATCAGTTATGTGTTTTTTCATAGAATTTTCTCTGCTGAATGGATCAGCTGAGGCAAAATATAATCTTGCTGAGGCAGTCTCAAGAAGATCTCCATCGCTTATCCACTCTGCGAATACGTATCCTTACCAGGATTTTTCTGATTCAAACCCACTGGGAGCGCTTATGCCGGACAAGGGCAGTTCAAACGATCAGTCGTATCAGATCAAAGACATGAGCCTTGCGGGAACGCTCCCAGGCATTGGAGCGTGGGTCCGCGACAGATCCTCAACGCGTTTCATATTGAAAGGCGAGGAAATAAACGGTTACAAACTGGACAATGTCAAATACATGGAAGTCACTCTCCTGAAGGGTGATCAGGGACATCTCCTGTTTATGAACATCTCTACCGGCAATCTGACACCACCGCAAATGGCCTCAAACCGCACTCAGCCAAGCAACGCTCCACCTAAAAAAACTTCCCCCAAAAAGGTCCATCCTGGAATAGAACCTGCATCGGAAGGGGTAGATGGAGTGGTACCGAGGGAACTGGTGGACAAGCTGCTGATGAACCCTTATGACGAGATCGCCAAGATGAGGATGGTCCCTGCCGAGGGCGGCGGCATGCAGCTGGCAAGGATAGATCCTGACAGTGTCCTTGGGATGGTCGGGGTCCAGAAGGACGATGTCATAAAAGCCGTAAACGGAGTTGAGATATCCAATCTCAGCGATGCGACGAACGCTGTCAATTCGATGATGTCGGGCACAAGGTTTGACGTGAAGGTCGAAAGGTCCGGCAAACCTCTGGAATTAAAATATCAGGTAAAATGAACGTCAAGAGGAAACGCGCTTTCACATTAGTTGAAGTTATGGTGGCTGTGGTCATACTGTCCCTGACTGCAACCGCAGCGATAAGGCTTGTTATGCTTGGACAGGAAGGACTCAGAGGAGCAAAGGCCGAGATCACGCTGACACAAGAGGCAAAAGCTATCAGGACAGGTATAATGCTGGAAACAATAGAGACGTCAGGCAGGAGCGGCGATATAATATGGGAAACCTCCGAAGGGACAAGGGAAATGTTCGGCGAGGATTTCGGGAAACTTGATTTTTCCGGTCCCGAACAGACAGAAATGATCGTTATCAAAGAAGATATGAGATGGAAAAAGATTAAGGTCAGCAACACGAAAGAAGACCGTAATATCGTCATATATATGCCATATGACTGATACTGGATAATTATCGCCGCTATTGGACAGCCTTTACAGACAGTTTGTAAAAAAAGGAAGATGCAGAAGGAAGAACAAAACAAATCACAGCATCAAACCAACCATATGATATTTACACATTATTCATACTAGCAGCCGGGGAGAGATCTGACATGTTCAAAAAAACAAAATTATTAGCCTCCATCTTTATCCTTTTATTAATACTCTCTTCATCAGCCGGATGCACATATGCCCAGACACAGGAAAATCTGGACGAAGAACAGAATCTTGCAGCAGCAGCCCGCCAGATGCGACAGTCAAACAATGTACAGCTTAATTTCAGCAACCTTGAGATCAGCAAGTTCCTTAGGTTCATGTCAGAACTTCTGAATGAAAATATCGTAGTGGATCCCGCTGTCGGAGGAAAAGTCTCTGTCGTTTCGCCAAAGTCCATCTCGTTAAGGGAGGCAAGGGAGGTAATGCTCTCCGTGCTTGAGATGAACAACCTTTCAATACAGAACATGGGCGGGTATTCAAAGGTATTGCCTGCAAGCTCCGGACCGACACTGAACAACACCGTTTTCAAGGGCGACCGCAGCATAGCTCCCGGTGAATCCCTGACCGTCCAGGTAGTACCTCTGCGCCATGTAAAAGCAGGATACATAATGGAACCGCTCAAATCCGCAGTACCGGACATAAGCGTCACACCCCTTGAAAATGGAAATGCGGTCCTGCTTACAGGGAAGGCATCGGCTTTGAACCGTTCTGTAAGCGTGATAAGGGCCCTTGACGCCCAGGACAGCGTAAGGAGCATTAAGGCTTTCACACTGACACATGCTAATCCAAAGATCGTGGAATCTCAGCTCAACGTTATGTCAAAAGACACTTCATCCAAACTTTCGGGTATTCTTGCAGTAGGGGACGAGAGGACAAGGCGTGTCGTGCTTATTGGAAGCGGTCAGGCTCTTAGGGAAGCTGACCGGCTACTTAAAATACTGGACGTACCTTCGCGCGCTGAAAGCTTCCACGTTTACCGCCTGCAGAACGCAGATGCAAAAGTCGTGGCTGAGCAGATGAACAGCATCCTCGCAACAGCAGCCAAACTTTCCCCCGATCCCAAAGGAGCAATACCTTCCTCGGTGGTCCCGGACCTTCCTACAAACAGTCTTGTCTTCGCAGCCTCACATGAACAGTTTGGTTCGCTCAAGGAGATACTGGTCCAGCTGGATATCCAGCCAAAGCAGGTGCTGTTGCGCGGCCTGATAGCAGAAGTCAACCTCAACAAGCTCAACAGCGCCGGCATAGACTGGGCAGCCTGGGGAGGCGGCATAGCAGGTGACGCTGTGATTGCGGGCAACGTACAGATGGGAAGCTCCTCTATCCCGGGTCAGATAATCGACCTTTACGACAAGCTGATAACAAAAGAGGAAATATATACAGACCCGGTAAACGGAAACATATACACAAAGACAAACACAGAGGGCAAAGCTCTCATATATACATATGTAAAGATGCTGAACAAGTATGACGCTATCAACGTGCTCTCCATGCCCCGCCTGATGTGCACCGACAACCTACCAAGCCATCTGCAGGTTGGCCAGGTCATCCCGCAGCTGAAGGGGACCCTTACAGATACGACCAACCCGAGGGCTGTTCAGAACACATACGAGTATAAGGACGTGGGCCTCATTTTGTCGGTCACCCCGCATGTAAGGAGTGGAAACCTTGTCGCCCTTGAGATAGAACAGAGGGTGGAGGACCTCCTCACCACGATGGGATCGCCGACACCTGTCACATCCAAGCGTGAAGTAAAGACAAACGTCCTGGTTGCCAACGGAGACACGATAATAATCGGAGGACTGATAAGGGAGGCTGAAAAGGTCCTTAAGCACAGGGTGCCTTTCTTCTCATACATCCCCCTTATAGGGAACCTCTTCAAATCCAGCGAAAAACAGAGGGAAAAGGTCGACCTCATGATATTCCTGACTCCTTACATACTGGAAGATCCCAAGGCTGCCTCGAGGATGACCCACAGCATAATCAGCGACGGACAGCAGCTTAGCCCGGCTGAGATCGGAACACTGATGAAGAATCAGGAGGATTACGAAAAATCGATCAAGAACGAGGGAGTAACAAAGGAGATGCTCGATCCTAACAAAATCCTGAGCGGGGACAAGCAGGAAGAGAAGAAGAGCGACTGGAAGTCAAAATACAACGAACTTGTGAAAGAGATGGAAACAAAAGAGAAAGATAAGGGAAAATGACGCTGAAACCCATGCCCTCACCTGAAGAGATCCTGGAACTTATCCCTTCCGGGGTGAGTCTTGATACTCTTCGCGATAAAGGGATCGTTCCTCTCAGAAAGTCAGAGGGGATCATGTCGGTCGCCCTTTCCGACCTCTCTGCTTTCACAGAAGCACAGCTGATAGCATCAAAGGCAGGAATGTCATGCGAAACTGAAATATATCCGGCATCTGATATACAGCATCTCATAAGGAGCCTTTACGATATAAAAAGCGGTATAGTCCAGGATACGCTCAGCTCAATAGAAGAGGTAAACGACCTCTCAGAGCTGGTCCGCCAGGAAGTGATGAGCGATACCGTAGACGCCCCTGTAATACGGCTTGTAAACGGAATAATCGTAGAATCACTCAAAGAAAGAGCTACAGACATACATATAGAACCTTATGAAGACAGGGTCACAGTGAGGTACAGGGTAGACGGCGTGCTTCTAGACAAATACAGCCTCTCCAAGGGACATCAGGCCCCTGTAACAAGCAGGATCAAAGTTATGGCAAACCTTGATATAGCAGAGAGGTTCGTCCCTCAGGACGGAAGGATCGGGATAAGCCTCGGAGAGCGAATGGTCGACATAAGGGTCAGTTCACTCCCCACGCAGCACGGAGAAAGGCTGGTCATGAGGCTTCTGGACAAAGCAAGAGGACTGCTGTCGCTTGAGGAGCTTGGCATGAAGCCCGATGAGAGAAAAAGGCTGGAAGAACTCATTAGGCGCCCTAACGGCATGATACTTTTCACGGGACCGACCGGTTCAGGTAAAAGTACGAGCCTTTATGCGATCCTCCAGGCTCTGGCAAGGCCCCAAGTGAACATTATAACTGTGGAAGATCCCATTGAGTACGACCTCCCGGGCGTCGGACAGGTCCAGGTAAACGACAAGGCAGGACTTACATTTTCTTCTTCACTCAGGTCGATACTCCGTCAGGACCCCGACATCATAATGATAGGAGAAATGCGCGACTTTGACACGGCCCACATAGGCATACAGTCTTCGCTTACCGGACACCTGGTGCTTTCAACGCTGCACACTAACGATTCGATCAGCGCAGTAACAAGACTTATCGATATGGGGATCGAACCGTACCTCGTTTCAGGCTCTTTGCTCGGAGTAGTCGCACAGAGACTTGTAAGGAGGATCTGCCCCCATTGCAGAGAAGAGGTCCCT is part of the Synergistetes bacterium HGW-Synergistetes-1 genome and encodes:
- the gspD gene encoding type II secretion system protein GspD, encoding MFKKTKLLASIFILLLILSSSAGCTYAQTQENLDEEQNLAAAARQMRQSNNVQLNFSNLEISKFLRFMSELLNENIVVDPAVGGKVSVVSPKSISLREAREVMLSVLEMNNLSIQNMGGYSKVLPASSGPTLNNTVFKGDRSIAPGESLTVQVVPLRHVKAGYIMEPLKSAVPDISVTPLENGNAVLLTGKASALNRSVSVIRALDAQDSVRSIKAFTLTHANPKIVESQLNVMSKDTSSKLSGILAVGDERTRRVVLIGSGQALREADRLLKILDVPSRAESFHVYRLQNADAKVVAEQMNSILATAAKLSPDPKGAIPSSVVPDLPTNSLVFAASHEQFGSLKEILVQLDIQPKQVLLRGLIAEVNLNKLNSAGIDWAAWGGGIAGDAVIAGNVQMGSSSIPGQIIDLYDKLITKEEIYTDPVNGNIYTKTNTEGKALIYTYVKMLNKYDAINVLSMPRLMCTDNLPSHLQVGQVIPQLKGTLTDTTNPRAVQNTYEYKDVGLILSVTPHVRSGNLVALEIEQRVEDLLTTMGSPTPVTSKREVKTNVLVANGDTIIIGGLIREAEKVLKHRVPFFSYIPLIGNLFKSSEKQREKVDLMIFLTPYILEDPKAASRMTHSIISDGQQLSPAEIGTLMKNQEDYEKSIKNEGVTKEMLDPNKILSGDKQEEKKSDWKSKYNELVKEMETKEKDKGK
- a CDS encoding type II secretion system protein GspE, which codes for MTLKPMPSPEEILELIPSGVSLDTLRDKGIVPLRKSEGIMSVALSDLSAFTEAQLIASKAGMSCETEIYPASDIQHLIRSLYDIKSGIVQDTLSSIEEVNDLSELVRQEVMSDTVDAPVIRLVNGIIVESLKERATDIHIEPYEDRVTVRYRVDGVLLDKYSLSKGHQAPVTSRIKVMANLDIAERFVPQDGRIGISLGERMVDIRVSSLPTQHGERLVMRLLDKARGLLSLEELGMKPDERKRLEELIRRPNGMILFTGPTGSGKSTSLYAILQALARPQVNIITVEDPIEYDLPGVGQVQVNDKAGLTFSSSLRSILRQDPDIIMIGEMRDFDTAHIGIQSSLTGHLVLSTLHTNDSISAVTRLIDMGIEPYLVSGSLLGVVAQRLVRRICPHCREEVPASGVILQHGIDMAWRGKGCEKCRGTGYIGRFGLYEQFDVTPEIQAAIAEKAPSSELRRLARKNGFCTLLELGIKAVANGETTPEEMLRVVGEV